A stretch of Ipomoea triloba cultivar NCNSP0323 chromosome 11, ASM357664v1 DNA encodes these proteins:
- the LOC115997158 gene encoding GDSL esterase/lipase At5g62930, which translates to MRPQIILFGDSITEQSFRLGGWGAAIADNYSRKADILNRGYGGYNTRWALLLMHHLFPLQSITYPAVTTIFFGANDAALSGRTSERQHVPLEEYKENLRKMVQHLKKCSPTMVLVLITPPPVDEEGRLEYARSLHGDKAMELPERTNEAAGEYAKQCVELARELGLPSINLWSIMQETEGWQKKFLSDGLHLTPDGNAVVYDKLEKVLSEAWFSAAQLPSDVPHHSEIDGKNPEKAFIIQCPGVQQ; encoded by the exons ATGCGGCCTCAGATAATACTATTCGGGGATTCCATCACCGAGCAATCCTTCAGATTAGGAGGATGGGGTGCTGCTATTGCCGACAATTACTCTCGCAAG GCTGATATTCTGAATCGTGGGTACGGTGGATACAACACTAGGTGGGCTTTGCTCTTGATGCATCACCTCTTCCCTCTG CAATCTATCACGTATCCTGCTGTTACCACTATTTTCTTTGGGGCAAATGATGCAGCGCTTTCTGGGAGGACAAGTGAAAGGCAGCATGTGCCTCTTGAGGAATACAAAGAAAATCTAAGAAAAATGGTTCAACACCTGAAG AAATGCTCACCCACCATGGTACTTGTGCTTATAACTCCACCACCAGTTGATGAGGAAGGCCGCCTAGAATATGCTAG gTCTTTACATGGCGACAAAGCAATGGAATTGCCAGAAAGGACAAATGAAGCGGCAGGAGAGTATGCAAAGCAGTGTGTTGAATTAGCCAGGGAGTTGGGCCTCCCGTCAATAAATCTATGGTCCATAATGCAGGAAACCGAGGGTTGGCAGAAGAAATTCTTAAG TGATGGTTTGCACCTCACGCCAGATGGCAATGCTGTTGTCTACGATAAACTCGAGAAAGTTCTTAGTGAAGCTTGGTTCTCTGCTGCACAGTTGCCCTCCGATGTTCCTCACCACTCTGAAATTGATGGAAAGAATCCCGAGAAAGCTTTCATAATACAATGTCCAGGAGTACAACAATAA
- the LOC115995657 gene encoding putative disease resistance protein RGA4 — protein MAETVFISVVAEGVLRKLFSLAAEELCALWGFKESLKNLAENLEMIQALMIDAENKQTDSRAVRLWLKKLTAVAFDADNVLDEFAYEILRIKAISENKVRDFFTLSNPLLLRVQFGQKVKIIDRNLEKLYKESNDIGLRVIEGLGRDSEAQLLRKTDPCVVESEVVGRASDAAKIVDMLISSDNERDLAVISIVGMPGLGKTTLAQLVYKNESVVRNFDYRMWVCVSDDFDVDRLLVEMVQSLTLTSFEVSNREAIVKKLQQNLNGKKYLLVLDDIWNQDQGKWDSMRRCLMEIGGSRGSRIMITTRSEEVATAMQSFSSHRLEVLPDDDGWTLFTQITFSSGGVEETPGLRAIGRRILQRCRGVPLAIKTLGGLMYSRNSESEWSMIENSVTWSSSKSMDGVLSTLMLSYKHLPSLSLKQCFAYCAIFQKDSIMERDKLIQLWMAQGWIKGSKEDRIEMEEVGNNFFNILLRNSLFQDVEKDEYGNVRTCKMHDLVHDLALHVSKDFCLTVDPRDMNDDIETVHLSLICREGVKLNVPKGPLLNLRTLYITAGFNADILTSAKHLRVLILDGFGIKELPSSVGKLKHLRYLDISKTSIKRLPNTITQLYNLQTLRLNILEEMPRDFHRLVNLRHFYMEDIRDNRRPCLFLGIGKLVSLQTLPFFVVSSDSRCQISDLGCLPNLKGHLNIYSVENVKNYNAAREAKLYEKENIHTLQIRWHPLDRRRKEFVDEGVLEGLEPHFNLRDLTIESFKGARFPSWLVENKLKNLMKITLWDCNWCEQIPTLGHLPSLRIVSITGMNSVKYIGPEFYCQTNIDCKSSSVTLFPSLRELTLSGMAILTQWSEAKLPSASRTKVFLHLEILKIEGCPELSSLPEMSGLTSLRYLSFVRCDKLASLPERLGSLALLQELEIRKCSNLAALPDVTGLQSLRKLDISMCEKLIALPTGLELCKALENLCIRQCPSLFPEGLSQLVHLKELRIGHFSRELDSFPWPSTPSGATPFASLVSLTLYGWATLKSLPNQLKELSGLKHLSIREFGVEALPDWFCCLSSLQSVCFTLCANLAYLPSMEAMQCLNNLQAFEIIVCPLLEERCFEGSRPEWHKISHIAKIRTNYQTIQCLY, from the coding sequence ATGGCAGAAACAGTTTTTATAAGCGTCGTTGCAGAGGGAGTTCTGAGAAAGCTATTTTCCCTTGCAGCAGAAGAGCTATGCGCCCTTTGGGGCTTCAAGGAAAGCCTCAAAAACCTCGCTGAAAACCTAGAGATGATCCAAGCATTGATGATTGATGCAGAGAACAAGCAAACAGATTCCAGGGCGGTACGCCTTTGGCTCAAGAAGCTCACGGCCGTCGCATTTGATGCCGATAATGTTTTGGACGAGTTCGCCTACGAAATTCTGAGAATCAAAGCCATAAGCGAGAACAAGGTTCGGGATTTCTTCACTCTTTCAAATCCACTTTTACTTCGTGTGCAATTCGGTCAAAAGGTTAAGATTATTGATAGGAATCTTGAGAAGCTTTATAAGGAATCGAATGATATAGGGCTTAGGGTAATTGAGGGTTTGGGTAGGGATTCTGAAGCTCAATTATTGAGGAAAACTGATCCTTGTGTTGTTGAATCAGAAGTTGTGGGTAGGGCAAGTGATGCTGCTAAGATTGTAGATATGTTAATCAGTTCTGATAATGAAAGGGATTTAGCTGTGATTAGCATAGTGGGAATGCCTGGGCTGGGAAAAACAACCTTAGCTCAACTTGTTTACAAAAATGAATCTGTGGTGAGAAATTTCGATTACAGGATGTGGGTTTGTGTATCTGATGATTTTGATGTTGATAGGCTCTTGGTTGAGATGGTGCAGTCTCTCACCCTAACCAGTTTCGAGGTCTCGAACAGGGAGGCAATCGTGAAAAAGCTGCAACAGAATTTGAATGGGAAGAAGTATTTATTGGTTCTTGATGATATCTGGAATCAAGATCAGGGTAAGTGGGATAGTATGAGGAGGTGTTTGATGGAAATTGGTGGTTCTAGAGGGAGCAGAATTATGATAACCACTCGGAGTGAAGAAGTTGCTACAGCAATGCAGTCGTTTTCAAGCCACAGGCTGGAAGTGTTGCCGGATGACGATGGATGGACACTGTTTACGCAAATAACATTTTCGAGTGGAGGGGTGGAGGAGACTCCGGGGTTGAGGGCTATTGGTAGAAGAATTTTGCAAAGATGTCGGGGTGTGCCATTGGCTATAAAGACATTGGGAGGTTTAATGTACTCTAGGAATAGCGAAAGCGAGTGGTCCATGATAGAGAACAGCGTGACTTGGAGTTCATCCAAGAGTATGGATGGAGTACTATCAACATTGATGTTGAGTTACAAACACTTGCCCTCGTTATCATTGAAGCAATGCTTTGCATATTGTGcgatttttcaaaaagattccATAATGGAAAGGGATAAATTGATTCAACTTTGGATGGCGCAGGGCTGGATTAAGGGTTCTAAAGAAGACCGGATAGAGATGGAGGAAGTGggaaataactttttcaatatATTGCTGAGAAATTCGTTGTTCCAAGATGTCGAGAAGGATGAATATGGTAATGTCAGAACTTGCAAGATGCACGATCTGGTGCATGATCTTGCATTGCACGTATCAAAAGACTTCTGCTTAACTGTGGATCCTAGAGATATGAATGATGATATCGAGACTGTACATTTATCATTAATTTGCAGAGAAGGGGTTAAATTGAATGTTCCAAAGGGTCCTCTTCTCAACCTAAGAACTCTGTATATAACTGCAGGTTTCAATGCAGACATTTTGACAAGTGCTAAGCATCTTCGCGTTTTGATTTTAGACGGTTTTGGAATTAAAGAATTGCCAAGTTCGGTAGGAAAGTTGAAACATCTAAGATACCTTGACATCTCAAAGACTTCCATCAAGAGATTGCCGAATACCATCACGCAGCTTTACAATTTGCAGACACTGAGATTGAATATCTTGGAGGAGATGCCACGAGATTTTCATCGTCTGGTTAATTTGAGGCATTTTTATATGGAAGACATTCGTGACAACAGGCGGCCTTGTTTATTTCTTGGGATAGGGAAGTTGGTTTCTCTCCAGACATTACCTTTCTTTGTTGTGAGTTCTGACAGTCGATGCCAGATTAGTGACCTGGGATGCTTGCCCAACCTGAAAGGTCACTTAAACATTTACAGCGTCGAGAATGTCAAAAATTACAATGCAGCACGAGAAGCAAAGTTGTACGAGAAAGAGAATATTCATACCTTACAGATCCGTTGGCATCCATTGGATCGAAGAAGGAAAGAGTTCGTTGATGAAGGAGTGTTAGAGGGCCTTGAGCCGCACTTCAACTTGAGAGACTTGACAATCGAGAGCTTTAAGGGTGCAAGGTTTCCATCGTGGCTTGTGGAAAATAAACTAAAGAACCTAATGAAGATAACATTGTGGGATTGCAACTGGTGTGAACAAATTCCTACACTTGGACACCTTCCCAGTCTAAGGATTGTATCAATAACCGGGATGAACAGTGTGAAATATATCGGCCCGGAGTTCTACTGTCAGACAAATATTGATTGCAAAAGCAGTAGTGTTACCTTATTCCCATCCCTAAGAGAACTCACTTTGAGTGGAATGGCAATTCTAACCCAATGGTCTGAAGCAAAATTACCATCAGCTTCACGAACGAAGGTGTTTCTTCACCTGGAAATATTGAAAATCGAGGGATGCCCAGAACTGTCAAGTCTACCAGAAATGAGCGGCCTAACGTCTCTCCGTTACTTATCCTTTGTGAGATGTGATAAACTGGCTTCTTTACCAGAGCGGCTGGGAAGTTTGGCTCTTCTCCAGGAACTAGAAATAAGGAAGTGCTCGAATCTGGCTGCATTGCCCGATGTAACTGGCCTACAATCTCTGCGCAAGCTAGATATTTCAATGTGTGAGAAGTTGATTGCGTTACCAACTGGTTTGGAACTCTGCAAAGCACTCGAGAACTTGTGCATTCGCCAGTGCCCGTCTTTGTTCCCCGAGGGTCTGTCTCAGCTTGTTCACCTCAAGGAACTAAGGATAGGCCATTTCTCACGTGAGCTCGATTCTTTCCCATGGCCATCAACACCCTCTGGGGCAACTCCTTTTGCATCTTTAGTCTCCCTAACACTGTATGGATGGGCAACGCTCAAATCTCTGCCCAACCAACTCAAAGAACTCTCGGGTTTGAAGCATCTGTCCATAAGAGAATTTGGGGTGGAGGCTCTTCCTGACTGGTTCTgttgcctctcatctcttcaatCAGTCTGCTTTACATTATGTGCAAATCTTGCTTATCTGCCCTCCATGGAAGCGATGCAATGTCTCAACAATTTACAGGCGTTTGAAATTATTGTTTGCCCTCTTCTGGAAGAAAGATGTTTCGAAGGGAGCCGACCGGAGTGGCACAAGATTTCCCACATTGCTAAGATCAGGACAAATTACCAGACCATTCAATGCCTCTATTAG